DNA sequence from the Lycium barbarum isolate Lr01 chromosome 5, ASM1917538v2, whole genome shotgun sequence genome:
ACAATCGAATTAATTCAAAGCAAAAGTATGAAGAAGAACGTGAATCCCAATTAGGCATGATCATGTAACTTTCTTTTAACTTAGATCAAATTTTTGGTGAAGAATATCTTGTACCTTGCATCCAGCTTTCCCCAGAGCCAATGAAATTGCTTTACCAATACCTCTGGAAGCTCCAGTAACGATAACAACAGGAGCCTCAGTTTTAGGAGTGACTTGAGCCGCTGCTTGTTCAACTGTGACAGCTTGTGCTTTTACAACTGCAAAAAGCATTAGCAATGAATAAAATCTGCATAAAATAGAATTTTCTACTTTTTCTTTTTGGGAGAAGATAAAGTAATTTTATATGTAAACTAGCTTGACGGATGTGTTATTACAACTGTACAAATATTCAGAAGGAAAGCAGCATAAATATGCCCCTTCTGATCGTGTAGGGCTTCTAACATTTGTAACACTTTCGGCCTCATTTACATGTTCCAATTTACACCATCAGCAAAAGAAAAGTATACAGTTAGATTTTATCTTGATGATAGAGTTAGCAcattcttcaaaacatcttttGTTTCTTTCGATCCACAAAGCCCACCATATACATATTGGTATATTATTCCACCACCTGAGCTTGCTCTTTCCTCGTAAAGTGTAGTTCTCTACTTTTCAACATACtcattaattaataaaaataattacTTAAAACGCCTGATCATCCATTACAAGTAAATTGAAACAGAGGCATGACATACACTCCAGTTTAAAAATGCTTGACAAAACCAAAACTTTATACATAACATCTagtccaaaatctcaactttcccCTGAATTCAATACCTAAAAGAAATGCTAGACTGATATAACATCGATCACTCGTTGTTTAATTATCTAAAAACTCAATTATTATCCTTTTTGCTGTGATCCTGCACAGATATACATCACACACACATACTAGCTGACAAATGCTTGAGCAAAAGCAAAAATTTATACATCAGATTGCTAAACTCACATCAGATGTTTCGTGAACGATTTCTTATCTGACTAAAAATAATGTTATATTTCTCTTGATCCTCGCTGTTTGTGTGTGAGAGCAAATCATACAAAGGCAACCAAATgactatgtgtgtgtgtgtactttGTTTGTCTTTGAGATTATTTATAAACTAAATTCAAAACGGTAAAGTTGTCTCTGTGTGATCtataggtcacgggttcgagccgtggaagcaaccactaatgcttgcattaggttaGATTGTCTTACATCACAACCCATTGGGATGCGGCTCTTCCCTGGACCTGCTAACgcaggatgctttgtgcaccgaaGCTGccctttttttaataattttttttagaaaatcgTGAATGATCACTTCTTATTTGATTACCTAAAAAAGCTCACTGTTATCTTTCCCTTGATCATATAAAGGCAACCAAATgactctgtgtgtgtgtgtggctacTCTGTATGCATCTGAGTACTTATAAATCACATGAAGCAACCAATAAAAACCCAGTACTGAAAAGCTACTTAACTTATAAATATTACCAGAGGAAAATGAGTTTGATCTGCATTGCAAGTTTGAGTAGTTTTTGGGGTGCCACAAAAATGATTGCTGGAAATGACAGATTTTGTTGTCACATTTTTCAGCCTTTGTAATTCCCGATGTTTTAAGGGCCACAATAGCCGATCCTGAAGCAGTGGAAGCCATGTATGAAACAAGAAACTGGAAATGCAACAAAGGGTTCTATACTActtttgtatataaagtgtatattatgtatacagATAATAACAATGTGGGTAGTTGTTGGGGGGTGGATGAAGTTCCGATGTTTTCCACACAAAGCTTTGGAAATTCCGAAAGAGAGCTGTCTTTGTGTAATGGCGGGCGATCAATACGAGGTTGTTCTTTTTGGTGGCCAAATGTGATAGTAACTCTAACTTGTAGGACTCACTAGcaaatttcattttatttaagATATAATTAACAAAATCTATCCATAAAGAGGCAAAACAATATTGGAGTGATAAAAatctaattttaaaatataaaaataattggaaattcataaaaaaaaaaaaactgtaaaaTTAAAAACTGCCAATCCACAAAAAccgaaattaaaaataaaaaaataaataaaaaaattgtagTTGCAAATTACGGTTTTGGAGATGGTTATAACTTGATACACAGAACTCCCAACACCAAGAAATTGACGATGGAAAATTTTCAAAaacagaaaagaagaagaagaagaagaatcgtTCTGTGACAATGGAAACCATCGCAGGTAGATTATTGTGGAGAGGCAACATCGGCTTAGTTGTGTAGATAAGGAAACCTAAACTCTGAAGATTATTGGTCTCCTTTCAGGTTTCAATTATATTTTTTTCTCAGGGTATTTGTCAAATTTATGCAAATAGGTTGAGCGTTTGTGTTGTTTTTTACCTTATGGGGTTTTTCAAATTTACCAGCAGTTTAGTGTATGTGATCTGTTTTTTGTATTCTTCTTTCTACTATTCCTTTTGTTTCTGCCTTTTGGATTTTTGGGCTTCATTGCTTTTTGTTGATtattgtttgtatatgtggggttCTCATTCTTTTTCACTGCACTTCTTGAAATCCCTTCAAATTGTTAAACCTTCTTTTTAGAAACTAATAGGTTTGTTGTTTAAGCAGTGATGCTGAAATAAATTCAATTCAAGGGACTTTTCTATGCAAGTGAAAAAAGGTCATAAAACTAAGTAGTTGGACTTCTGGATCCAAGTGATGGTGATTTCTTTGAAGCTATGGCAATGATGTTCATGCTGgtgacaaacaaattgaaaaaaaTGCTGGTGAAATATCAATGTGTTGCATTTCAACCATTCATAGGTGAGATTTTGATAGCAATAGTTGCCATAATTAACAAGGTAAGGAAATTTCATTTGTCTGTAAGAtgattataaaataattttaatttttcacTACCTATAGATATTTTATTCCTGTGGATTGATGCAGATGGGATTCGTTGAAGTAGTGCGTGCTTGTTCAGATTTTCTTTTCAAATTCCTATATTCTAAAATTACACtcgcccctttttctggaatgaCGTGGTCAGGATTACAATCTAAAAGTATTATCTAGTGTGTATTGCCACATAGAACACTTACTCTGCAAGATTCACTAGCGGAATTACAGTCTCAAAAGCTATTTTAGGTATTATACTTCTGTCTGTGGGTACATTTAAGTTTTCTCATGTGCTTGCATTGTTGATATATCAACAAGGTATACTATGATCATACGTAGTGGAGAAGATTGCCTGCTATATCACTATCAAAAAAATATGAATATTCAAAGATGAATTATTGAGATGGAACTCAATGCTACTGGCTGATTTAATTGTTCCTATTCACAAATACATTGATCTTGAAATTAAATTAGAATTTCAGTTGTAATTAGATATGTGGACTACTTTAAAATGCCAcatattaagtaggcgtttggccataagaattattcactttattccgaatttttttttttcacttttcagcgtttggccataagaattccgaatacaacttgaagttgtattccggaatttcaagaactcaaaaaacttgtttttcaaaaaaaatcacttttttcacttttttacaactacatttcaccaaaaactatggccaaacacagctccaactccaactccaactccaaaattccaaaaaaagtgaatttttttttttggtttctatggACAAACGGAGCCTAAGTTTAGAAGGACTGCAATCTTATGGACTCTGTGACCTTATGTCTAACCTGTTGTgcattagtatatatatatatatattttttttttttttttttttttttttttactaaaatcacaaaatttaagCACTTGATAAGCAATAGCATGAGTCAAAATCCTCTTCAGAGAGAACAGAATGTTAATTAAACAACCACAAGGAACAAGTTCAAACACTAACAATATAGAGATATCTAAAGCCAAAATGCTCATTCATCCTCCTGGCTGTGGAGCCTAGCAAGCTTGTTTGTTATGACAACATCAAGTTGGGCAGCTCGCTCGACAATCTCTTTCCTCTTCCTTGTGGAGACATTGTGTGCGATTTCAGCACAGTAAGTTCTGTTGTGCATCATTAGGACCTCAAGCTCACTAGCATTGTGCACAACAAACTTCTTGAAACCATTGGGAAGATAGTGGCGGGTCTTCTTGTCAGACCCGTATCCAATGTTGGGCATCAAGACACATCCCTTGAACTTTCTCCTCACTCTAGAATCGATACCCTTGGGTCTGCGCCAGCTTTCCTTGACAGTGATTCTACGGTCACTCTGAGGTCTAATAAACCTCTTAGTTCTCTTCTTAATCACCTTCTTGTTAAGCAAAGGAACAGCCATtcttcttcttgttgttgttgttgttctaccTTACCTTTGGAACTAGGGTTTCTGCAAAAGCCGCTAGGGTTCCTTGCTCAAAGGTGCATTAGTATATATTTCTAGATAAATGAGGCAAAATATTACTATGATGATCGATAAGATACAAATTTAAAAAAAGAGATCAATTTTTTCTCTTCTAACTTCTAAGTGCATTTATTTTTGTTACTTACACATGAAATTATGTTATGTGCAAGTGCAACAGTAATGATGAATTCCTTAGGAATacgacttctttttttttttttttttatgacatgggaatcCGCAGCCACTACCCTTCGGGTGCACatagggtaaacccagctcctgtgcaatagctcgcaaaccacacatgagagataacccgcactaggcaaccCTCGTGCgatgagctcgacccagaaggcaaatctccTATTGTTGTAGGCAGGGGTTGCGAACCTGaaacctccattatgaaagccccatgctcaaccaactgagccacccttgcgggtaatacgatttctttttctttatcgATAAAAGATAAATTCTTTAGGACCTGATCAGACGACAATATTTAAGTATAATCGCAAGATGATGAATGATGTCAGTTCAGTTGTTGCACCTGTTGATAGCACTATTACTGCAACACCTTTGCTgggaaggagaaagaaaaaaacatgTGAGGAAGATCGAGCCAAATGAGGTTAGATGCTTTCCCACTTCAAAAGTCCCGTCTATGTTGTCTTTTGTTGTCTGTCTGCTCAATAGTGTTAGTTTATTTCTTTAAGTTCTTTTGGCTTAACAATGCTTCTATTGTTACTATGTCAGCGAGGCATACCCTGACCAAACGTAATAAGGAAATGCCTGCTATGTCACTATaaaaaaatatggatgttgaaaggATATGAATTTTTGAGATGGAACATCAAATGACACCAGCTGGTTCAAAACATCATGTGAGGTTGTTAGGATGTTGGAGTATGAAGAAATGGAGAGATGATTACTTACTTAAAGGATTAAGCTTATAATTAACTCTACAAgttatgtttatgtttatggtatattgatttttatACACATGTTTTTTCACACTTCGTAGTTTCGTGCAAACACACACTGAGAACGTTTGGTTAGTAGACCTTTCAAGCAACACCActaataaaatttaaaataataaatagaAAAAAACAATTCAGTGGTTTGTTTGTTTAATTTATTCCTTATCCCTACAATCCGATTTCTTAATTCTAATTCATTTTAAATCATCCCAAATTAGATTTCATATTGACAGAATTTGAACTTTCAGATCTTAGTAAGTTTATCTTATCTTTTAGGATAAGTTTTGCGCATTTTTCTTACAGTACCTTTTCTTGGTGTAGTTTTGAAAATAAATGTGTTAAATATAGTCTGATGTGATTACGGTGTGAAGTTGACCttaaatttctttaaaaaaaatgcgATTGTTAGTGAATTTATTTAGCTGTGTTGTTGTGTGTattcattttgtttttatattttcACTCTGTTTAGCATATTTTTTTGTTTACAGTAGCTCTTCTCGGTGTAGTTCTGAAAGTTGAGTATAGTCTTGTGTGATTACGGTGTGAACTTGACCTAAATTACTTTTAAAAAAATGCGATTTCTACTGAATTTGTTAGCTGTGTTGCTGTgtgaatttactttgtttattGCGTATTTTTGTTATGTTTAAATTAGTTGTGTTTGGTGcagaaaatatttattttttgggTACAGTAGCTACTGAATTTAGTCCGTTGTCATTGTGCTAAATTTAGTCCGCTGAATTTACTTAAAACATAATCTAAGTAGCGGAAGTCAAAGTAATGAACGATACAAACCCAACATCTTCACATACACAATGTCATGGAGCATCTAAGACTGTCCATCGGTAACGTTGTATTTCCAACTGTTCGAAAACAAGTATGCTTGGTAGTTCTATGGTGCTTCAACTAATTGACAGTTTTGCATTTGTAGCTTGGATAAAGGTTTGGTGctctttataaaaataaaaaaaattagatttttttttttcatctagATGCTCCTACACTTTTTGTATCAAAACTCATGTTGTTTCTTCTGTAGGATTGTATGGCTGAAAGTGAGATGATGTCTTCTTTACAAACTCCATCAAGAAAAGCATATCAGAAAGTGGATCGTTCGTGCTAGAAGATGGTGATGATTGGAATGCAAAACTATCTACCAAGAGAAGCAAATCCGTAGGCAGATCTTCAATGCAAGAACATGATGATGAGCTGAATGCGAAACTATCCAGCAATAGGGTTCAGAAAGTGATTAAGAAGGAAAAAAACACGAGTTCTTCACTTATAGGAGACTGTAGTAACTAAATGCACACTTTTATTTCAGTCAGGTGTTTTTCTTTGTTAAACATTTATTTTACAATGTCTATAAGCTATTTTGGATATGAACAAGGTTTATATTGTCGTTGTTGCTGTTGGTATTGTGCGCTGTCTTCATAACAATTCCTATTTTCATTATTCTATATAAGGCTTTTCACCCTACATTCATGCAAATTGAGTTATTAGTTTGCCTCCGAAAAATACCAATGTCATCTTTACAAATATTTTAACGCATATGATCTCGGAAGTATGTGCAAAAtaataaacggaaaagggcctaaaataccctcgaactattgaaaatggagcaaaaataccctccatccacctttcagcccccaaatacccttatcatccacctattgggtctaaaatacccttatcaccacctattgggtctaaaatacccttatcactaacataatcttttcattaaacacgtgtcatttttctattggttggattataaaattaattaaactaattaacttttgcaatattgaccagatagtgcccccccgacccgacccccccccccccccccccgtgaattttttttttttttgaaataaaagttgacatttttttttgcaccccaccccgcacccctacccccccccccccccccccgacgcaaaaaaaattaatatttttgaaaaaaaaagttttgacgtttgtttttgggtttttttagctgggaggggggcgtagggtgtggggtttgggggtggggggagggggagggtggggtggaaaaaaagtcaactttttttttcggCTGGGAgggggggaggtgtagggtgcggggtggcgcgcaaaaaaaatattgttacgcttctcaacttcctagtaaaaagcacaagtactgtgaaatgtcttgataaattaaaatgtctaatgtaattgagttaccaaaaaaaaaaaatatctcaccctaaaaaacatggtatattttcaaccaaaaatctaaaaggcacaagggtagactacaatattttttttgcaccccaccccgcaccccccccccaccccccaaaaatctaaaaggcacaagttgactttttttccaccccgcaccctcccagctaaaaaaacccaaaaaaaacgtcaaaactttttttttcaaaaatattaattttttttgcgtcgggggggggggggggtaggggtgcggggtggggtgcaaaaaaaaagtcaacttttttttcaaaaaaaaaaaaaaatcaccgggGTCGGGGGTGGGGGGTAGGGGGGTGGGGGCACTTGGGTTACCTGatcaattaatttaattaattttataagccaaccaataaaaaaatgccacgtgtttgaccagaatattctgttaacaataggggtattttagacccaataggtggatggtaagggtatttgggggctgaaaggtggatggagggtatttttgctccattttcaatagttctagggtattttaggcccttttccgaataataaataataaaccTTCGTGCTACGAAAACAAGAACGAGTCTCTCTATATCAGTTATAATTTTTAAGCTACTATTTactgtttttttaatatgatatAACATATCTTTCGATGAATGTAAAATTGAATGTGTTCTTGAAGGCCAATTCTTAGCAAAATTGAAATACCTGTTGAGTTTTGACGCTGCACTCAATTTCAGCTACTACACCAATTTCTTTTCATGGATTTTCACCCCGCATTCAGGCAAAGTGAGTTATTAATTGCCTCTGAAGCACCCCCAACGTTATCACaaataaagaagaaaacaaatatcactctatttcaatttgtttgtcttactttcctttttagtccgttacAAAAAGGTTGCAACTCTTTAGTTACAACTtttcacatgacatgtttaagactatAAGATTAAAGGACATTTTGATACATGTTACTTAattttagtttaagaccacaagctttaaaaaaaattatttaattttttaaactcCGTATCGAgttaaaaacaaacaaacaaattgaaacggaaggagtaatAAAATAGTCAGCTATATATGATATTATTTTAGCTATAGAAAATGAGTGAGCGCAACTGTAAAACACAACATTGataagttcattactttccaaatCTTAAGTAGTAAATTTTTATTTTAAcgccgcgcatcgcgcgggttcTAATACTAGTACAAATAAAAGTAGGAACTTCCTATAAAtttgattttataaaatttaggAAAGAgggtaaatattttaattttatttcacACAATtaactacaacaacatacccagtataatttcATTAGGTGGGGTATTTCACACATTtgactaaaaaataaaataaacaatgttTTGAACATGTATTTCTTAAATAAGGACATGCTTTGCTTCCTgggaagtggtaataatgcaAAATAACATGAAACTCACTGAGATTTAGCAGTTACAAACTTGTGCAATTTAGTACGGCATCAATGACTTTCTTGGTGTTGGGACTATGGTGTTATAGAGTAGCTCTTTAAGAGGGACATTATTGATTTCCCTCTTTTCTGTGGGAAAAGAAGAGGATTAAGGTCGGGTATTATGGATTCAAATAAGGggtgaatttataaaggaaagcGGGGTGGGTTATTTATTTTTTAGCTTTGCCAAGTTTCTTTCCATCTAAATTAGGGGCACATTTGTGTAATAGTAGTATAACGGTAAAGCTGTAATTGAACGGATACTCAAGCGGAAGGTATTTTTAAACTTTGGAATAATACATGGTTATAATTGATAGGGGTGTAAAGCTAGAATACTGGAGTTAAGAATATATTCAGTGGTGGTGAAACCTTGAATACTTAAAACACGTGTATAGATGCAAAAGCGATTGCCATCATTTAGTAgctattttcttcttctttgtccTTGTTTTCCATCCCTTTCCCAACTTATTTATATACACAGACAGTTTATAGAGAACCAACCAGAGTCCACAGCCATCAACTGGCATATGCATACCATAAATGGAAACCTTTAACGCGACAATCATAGCTGTCCTAAGCCGCTTAATGGTTTGAATGTTCTCTCTCAGAATCTTTTCTTGCATAAAATCTGCTTCTTAAGTCTATGTTGGTGATCTCTGTTACGTCATTTTCAAAGCTTGTAGAGTCTATCACAAGATCTAAAAGTTGGTGAACGTGGCTTTTTCCCGTCGAACTTCTCTTTTTGGTCATGAAAGCTAGTAGTGGCGCATAATCAACAGACTCCTTATCAGGGATGaaagtttttttcttttcttcagcAGTGAACCATTTTTACGGTTTTTTTGTGGTCTTTTAGCAGTTAGCATTTTTTTACCATGTCGTTCCAATTTGTGTCTGTAGAGTAAACTCTTCCCAGAATTTTGCCCATCTTGACATCCTCTTTAGCATTGCATTTTGTGCTCTGGTATTCTTGGTTTGCCAGTTGAGGGCTCCTCAGCCTAGATGGAAACTAATACAAGACACTGACAACTTAAATCTTTCTACAAGATCATATCATACAGGTTATACCATTTTTAAGAAAGTAACTATAACAGGTTACACAGTAAAATGTTAGACAGAACTTAATAAAAACAGTTTGATTATTGAACTTCTTGTTTCTCCGTGGACCAAGCTGTTATCATTCACCAACAAGAAAAAGATCAGGACTCATGAGCCTAACAGGCATCCTTAACTGGAACAACTATTACGCGCCAAAGGCTTCGCTGCTGTTTGTAACATATTTTGAGAATGTACAACTCAATGGTTTCAGGGGTATGATCATCAAAATCATACTCACGATGAAAATGGAACTTGCAAACTTTGATCTAATAACAATCTCCAAACTGTTGAGTAAATCCCCAGCTATTCCTAAAAGAAACCACTTCCATAAAGAGGCTGGATTTGTCAGCCAACATGACAGCTGATTTTCCATGCTGAAGCTCATAGGTCAGGCACTTGTAGAGGGCCGTTTTTTAGAGTTATTCTTAGGGCGAACCTTCACAAAGGCCTTGTCCAAATCCTTAACATAACAAATATTCGCAGATAAGGATATTTTAACATTACATGTGACAAATCAGGTTATTCAGCTGATAGTAATTAACAATCGATAAAGAACTAAAAATAATTTACTTGATTCTGGAGGAGACCATGATCCTGGTTTGATGCATCTGTGCTCCAAAGCCTCTCTAAGTTGTAGTATGCTCTCACTTTCTCATCAAGGGCATGGATTACTAATTTGCCTATTCCCGTTAAAGGAAAATCAGAAACTGAAAATAGAGTACTAAAGGATTCAGCAGAATTTGAGAACTTGTTTAGTTTTTTAACTGACGACTAGTAAAACTACTTCCTGCACCCACACAATCACATGGATCAATGCAAATCATCATTATCAAGAACTGCTGCAAAAGGTAGCTGTCTCAATGGACAAAACATACAAGTTGCTGCAAACTTTTTACATTTACAGCAGACTACGTACACACACAAGCACTTAACTGCTGCATAATAGcatttgagatagtagaagatgATTGCAGGTCACAGTTGATCGTCCACATAGCACCAAAGTTAATATTAAGGATATCCCTTGCAAACTAGATCTACGAAGAGTGAAAATCTATCAgtttacttattaaaacatcatgaTTGTCATAACAGAAGGGTTTAGAAGCTAATTTAGTGTCATAAAGCATGAAAATTTGATAGAAGTTTAGAACTCATATGATCAAATCAAGAACTCCTATAAGCACATCATCCTTGATAGACCACACCATTTGAAGCAACTTGGAAAAATACCTTTTCCGACAGATAACCCTTAATAGTGCATCAACAGCTTGTACAAGACAAAGTCATAGACTTTATGTCTCAGACATGTATTTTAGTTGCGATGTTCTCCGTAATGCATAATGCTTTATCACATTTTGTGAAACCGGATCCAGAAAATCTTAAAACCACCTAGATAGAGTGTTAAAAATGAAGCGATTCTTACCAGAGTCAATTACAATCCAGTTCCCGCCTTCTTGCCCTTCCACGCTAGGTAGCAGCATTCTCTTTGATCCTTTTTGCTTCTGCTTAACCTGCTGATTGAACAAAAAGGTGAAGTTCCAAATAGGCAAATTCTTCAAGTAAAATCATTAAGATATTTGTTTACACTTTACAGTGGTAAAACACTGAATACGCAATAATGTTCTTTTCACAGTTTATCTCCTACTAACTATTCTTAGACTCCAAAAGTTCTTCTAAGCTGTGAACAAAAAAGATGCACAAAACTAATTTCTAGATTCATTTCTCTATAGATGACATAGCAAGTCAAAGCTGTATGAAATGAAAGGCTAAATAGCATGTATAACAACAAGTTTCAAGGTGTCAACCACAGGCAGATACTCCGAAAGTATATTATTCCAACAGCCTATTGTAGACAAGATGAAGCTATCATTTGCTTCTCATTCCTGTAATTTCATCAGATCCTACCTCTTTCTTGGTTGATTGCCAGCTCAACCTTAAGATGactgttatttaaaaaaaaaaaaaaaactgatgacaagggaacccgcagctgctaccctttgggtgcgcacagggtaaaccctgctcctgtgcaatagcccgcaaaccacacaggagagataacccgcactaggcaacccatgtgcgacgagctcgacccagaaggcaaatcccctactTTCGTAtgcagggggtttcgaacttgagacctccattatgaaagcccatGCTCAACGAACtaagccacccttgcgggtactGTTATAATTAATCCCAGGCTTT
Encoded proteins:
- the LOC132641241 gene encoding large ribosomal subunit protein eL32z, whose translation is MAVPLLNKKVIKKRTKRFIRPQSDRRITVKESWRRPKGIDSRVRRKFKGCVLMPNIGYGSDKKTRHYLPNGFKKFVVHNASELEVLMMHNRTYCAEIAHNVSTRKRKEIVERAAQLDVVITNKLARLHSQEDE